A region from the Mycolicibacterium phlei genome encodes:
- a CDS encoding sulfate ABC transporter substrate-binding protein, with product MVNIRKSWRAALALATTATVLAACGGGSSDVAGESGGDAADTTLTLVAYAVPEPGWSKIIPAFAATEEGKGVAVTTSYGASGDQSRAVVDGKPADIVNFSVQPDITRLVKAGKVNEDWNAGATKGIPFGSVVSFAVRPGNPKGIKDWPDLLKPGVEVITPSPLSSGAAKWNLLAPYAWASKGGQDPQAGIEFVSKLVTEHVKLRPGSGREATDVFRQGSGDVLLAYENEALNFDLEHVNPPETFKIENPVAVVNTSQHLDKATALNNFLFTPEAQKLWAEANFRPVDPAVLAEYRDKFPEPAKLWTVDDLGGWEKLDPELFDKENGTITKIYMQATG from the coding sequence ATGGTCAACATCCGCAAGTCCTGGCGCGCCGCGCTGGCGCTCGCCACGACCGCGACGGTGCTCGCCGCCTGCGGCGGCGGGTCCAGCGACGTCGCCGGTGAGAGTGGTGGCGACGCCGCCGACACCACGCTGACGCTGGTCGCCTACGCCGTGCCGGAGCCCGGGTGGAGCAAGATCATCCCGGCGTTCGCGGCCACCGAGGAGGGCAAGGGCGTCGCGGTGACCACCTCGTACGGGGCTTCCGGTGACCAGTCGCGCGCGGTCGTCGACGGCAAGCCGGCCGACATCGTGAACTTCTCCGTGCAACCCGACATCACCCGCCTGGTCAAGGCCGGCAAGGTGAACGAGGACTGGAACGCCGGCGCCACCAAGGGCATCCCGTTCGGTTCGGTGGTCTCGTTCGCGGTGCGCCCGGGCAACCCCAAGGGCATCAAGGACTGGCCGGACCTGCTCAAGCCGGGTGTCGAGGTCATCACGCCCAGCCCGCTGAGCTCGGGTGCGGCCAAGTGGAACCTGCTGGCGCCGTACGCGTGGGCCAGCAAGGGCGGCCAGGACCCGCAGGCCGGCATCGAGTTCGTCAGCAAGCTGGTGACCGAGCACGTCAAGCTGCGTCCGGGCTCGGGCCGGGAGGCCACCGACGTGTTCCGCCAGGGCAGCGGCGACGTGCTGCTGGCCTACGAGAACGAGGCGCTGAACTTCGACCTGGAGCACGTCAACCCGCCGGAGACCTTCAAGATCGAGAACCCGGTCGCGGTCGTGAACACCAGCCAGCACCTGGACAAGGCCACCGCCCTGAACAACTTCCTGTTCACCCCGGAGGCGCAGAAGCTGTGGGCCGAGGCCAACTTCCGTCCCGTTGACCCCGCCGTGCTCGCCGAGTACCGCGACAAGTTCCCGGAGCCGGCCAAGCTGTGGACGGTCGACGACCTGGGTGGCTGGGAGAAGCTGGATCCGGAGCTGTTCGATAAGGAGAACGGCACCATCACCAAGATCTACATGCAGGCGACCGGATGA
- a CDS encoding FAD-dependent oxidoreductase: MGTVPADRTTCVIAGGGPAGVMLGLLLARAGVDVTVMEKHADFLRDFRGDTVHASTLRMLDELGLSDAFARVRHREIQTLTMTVQGTPVALDLRRIPGPHKHIALVPQWDFLELLASAAQREPTFTLLRSTEVLGPLLDGEKVVGVRYRGADGRVGRMRATLTVACDGRTSTLRAAMGLHPRNFGAPMDVWWFRLPRDEQDPRGLAGVLGSGHALIVIDRGDYYQCAYIIPKGRDAELRARGIGSLHRGAVELVPWLADRIGTVTSFDDVKLLDVQLNRLHRWYTDGLLLLGDAAHAMSPVGGVGINLAVADAVAAARVLAGPLRDGTLRRRHLARVQARRWLPAALIQAVQRVIHRRVIAVAVNARQPGVAPLLVRVARRLPALRRVVAYGVAIGPLPEHIPAFARR, encoded by the coding sequence ATGGGCACCGTGCCCGCCGATCGGACCACCTGTGTGATCGCCGGCGGCGGCCCCGCGGGCGTGATGCTGGGGTTGTTGCTCGCCCGCGCCGGCGTCGACGTGACCGTCATGGAGAAGCACGCGGATTTCCTGCGCGACTTCCGCGGCGACACCGTGCACGCCAGCACCCTGCGGATGCTCGACGAACTCGGGCTGTCCGACGCGTTCGCCCGCGTGCGCCACCGCGAGATCCAGACCCTGACGATGACGGTGCAGGGCACGCCGGTGGCACTGGATCTGCGTCGAATTCCCGGTCCGCACAAGCACATCGCGCTGGTACCGCAATGGGACTTCCTGGAGCTGCTGGCCTCGGCGGCGCAGCGCGAACCGACCTTCACGCTGCTGCGCAGCACCGAGGTGCTCGGCCCGCTGCTCGACGGCGAGAAGGTGGTCGGGGTGCGCTACCGCGGCGCCGACGGCCGGGTCGGCCGGATGCGGGCGACGCTGACCGTGGCCTGCGACGGGCGCACCTCGACGCTGCGCGCGGCGATGGGGCTGCACCCGAGGAACTTCGGCGCGCCGATGGACGTGTGGTGGTTCCGGCTGCCGCGCGACGAGCAGGACCCGCGCGGTCTGGCCGGGGTGCTGGGCAGCGGACACGCGCTGATCGTCATCGACCGCGGCGACTACTACCAGTGCGCCTACATCATCCCGAAGGGCCGCGACGCCGAGCTGCGCGCCAGGGGCATCGGGTCACTGCACCGCGGGGCGGTCGAGCTGGTGCCGTGGCTGGCCGACCGGATCGGCACGGTGACGTCGTTCGACGACGTCAAGCTGCTCGACGTGCAGCTCAACCGGCTGCACCGGTGGTACACCGACGGGCTGTTGCTGCTCGGCGACGCCGCCCACGCGATGTCGCCGGTCGGCGGCGTCGGGATCAACCTGGCTGTGGCCGACGCGGTCGCCGCCGCGCGGGTGCTGGCCGGGCCGCTGCGCGACGGCACCCTGCGCCGCCGGCACCTGGCCCGGGTCCAGGCGCGGCGCTGGTTGCCCGCAGCGCTGATCCAGGCGGTGCAGCGGGTCATCCACCGGCGGGTGATCGCGGTGGCGGTCAACGCCCGGCAGCCGGGTGTGGCACCGCTGCTCGTCCGGGTGGCGCGCCGGCTGCCCGCGCTGCGCCGGGTGGTCGCGTACGGGGTCGCGATCGGACCGCTGCCCGAACATATCCCGGCCTTTGCCCGACGCTGA
- a CDS encoding glycoside hydrolase family 15 protein, with protein sequence MVLQQTGPSDGSLESANGATPGQSGANDTPLTVTAPSPYAPTTGLRNPFPPIADYGFLSDCENTCLISSSGSVEWMCVPRPDSPSVFGAILDRGAGHFRLGPYGVSVPSARRYLPGSLILETTWQTPTGWLIVREALVMGPWHDIEQRSRTHRRTPMDWDAEHILLRTVRCVSGTVELVMNCEPAFDYHRIPATWEYSAQAYGEAIARASRDADAHPTLRLTTNLRLGLEGHEARARTRMKEGDNAFVALSWSKHPAPQTYEEAAEKMWQTSEAWRQWINVGDFPDHPWRAYLQRSALTLKGLTYSPTGALLAAPTTSLPETPHGERNWDYRYAWVRDSTFALWGLYTLGLDREADDFFAFIADVSGANNGERHPLQVMYGVGGERELVEEELHHLSGYDGARPVRIGNGAYNQMQHDIWGTMLDSVYLHAKSREQISDTLWPVLKQQVEEAIKHWKKPDRGIWEVRGEPQHFTSSKIMCWVALDRGSKLAELQGEKSYAQQWRAIAEEIKADILKHGVNERGILTQRYGSDALDASLLLAVLTRFLPPDDPRIRNTVLAIADELTEDGLVLRYRVEETDDGLSGEEGTFTICSFWLVSALVEIGEISRAKHLCERLLSFASPLHLYAEEIEPRTGRHLGNFPQAFTHLALINAVVHVIRAEEEADSSGGFVPANAPM encoded by the coding sequence ATGGTTCTGCAACAGACCGGGCCTTCGGACGGGTCGCTGGAATCCGCCAACGGGGCGACACCCGGCCAGTCCGGCGCGAACGACACCCCCCTGACGGTGACCGCGCCGAGCCCCTACGCCCCCACCACCGGGTTGCGGAATCCGTTCCCACCGATCGCGGACTACGGCTTTCTGTCCGACTGCGAGAACACCTGCCTGATCTCCTCGTCGGGTTCGGTGGAGTGGATGTGCGTGCCCCGGCCGGACTCCCCGTCGGTGTTCGGCGCGATCCTGGACCGCGGCGCCGGCCACTTCCGGCTCGGCCCGTACGGGGTGTCGGTGCCGTCGGCGCGGCGCTACCTGCCGGGCAGCCTGATCCTGGAGACCACCTGGCAGACCCCGACCGGCTGGCTGATCGTGCGTGAGGCGCTGGTGATGGGCCCGTGGCACGACATCGAGCAGCGTTCGCGCACCCACCGCCGCACGCCGATGGACTGGGACGCCGAGCACATCCTGCTGCGCACGGTGCGCTGCGTGTCCGGCACCGTCGAGCTGGTGATGAACTGCGAGCCGGCGTTCGACTACCACCGCATCCCCGCCACCTGGGAGTACTCGGCGCAGGCCTACGGCGAGGCGATCGCGCGGGCCAGCCGGGACGCCGACGCGCATCCGACACTGCGGCTGACGACGAACCTGCGGCTCGGCCTGGAGGGCCACGAGGCGCGGGCGCGCACCCGGATGAAGGAGGGCGACAACGCGTTCGTCGCGCTGTCGTGGTCCAAGCATCCGGCGCCGCAGACCTATGAGGAAGCCGCCGAGAAGATGTGGCAGACCAGCGAGGCGTGGCGGCAGTGGATCAACGTCGGGGACTTCCCGGACCACCCGTGGCGGGCCTATCTGCAGCGCAGCGCGCTGACGCTGAAGGGGCTGACGTACTCGCCGACCGGCGCGCTGCTGGCCGCGCCCACCACGTCGCTGCCGGAAACCCCGCACGGCGAGCGCAACTGGGACTACCGCTACGCCTGGGTGCGGGACTCCACGTTCGCGCTGTGGGGCCTGTACACGCTCGGCCTGGACCGCGAGGCCGACGACTTCTTCGCGTTCATCGCCGACGTGTCCGGCGCCAACAACGGTGAGCGCCATCCGCTGCAGGTGATGTACGGCGTCGGCGGCGAGCGCGAGCTCGTCGAGGAGGAGCTGCACCACCTGTCCGGCTACGACGGGGCGCGGCCGGTGCGCATCGGCAACGGCGCCTACAACCAGATGCAGCACGACATCTGGGGCACGATGCTGGACTCGGTGTATCTGCACGCCAAGTCGCGCGAGCAGATCTCCGACACGCTGTGGCCGGTGCTCAAGCAGCAGGTCGAGGAGGCGATCAAGCACTGGAAGAAGCCCGACCGCGGCATCTGGGAGGTGCGCGGCGAGCCGCAGCACTTCACCTCCAGCAAGATCATGTGCTGGGTGGCGCTGGACCGCGGCTCCAAGCTGGCCGAACTGCAGGGCGAGAAGTCCTACGCCCAGCAGTGGCGCGCGATCGCCGAGGAGATCAAGGCCGACATCCTCAAGCACGGCGTCAACGAACGCGGCATCCTGACCCAGCGTTACGGCAGCGACGCGCTGGACGCCTCGCTGCTGCTGGCGGTGCTGACCCGGTTCCTGCCGCCCGACGACCCGCGGATCCGCAACACCGTGCTGGCCATCGCCGACGAGCTGACCGAGGACGGCCTGGTGCTGCGGTACCGGGTCGAGGAGACCGACGACGGGCTCTCCGGTGAGGAGGGCACGTTCACGATCTGCTCGTTCTGGCTGGTGTCGGCGCTGGTGGAGATCGGCGAGATCAGCCGCGCCAAGCATCTCTGCGAGCGGCTGCTGTCGTTCGCCAGCCCGCTGCACCTCTACGCCGAGGAGATCGAGCCGCGCACCGGCCGCCATCTGGGCAACTTCCCGCAGGCGTTCACCCACCTGGCGCTGATCAACGCCGTGGTGCACGTGATCCGCGCCGAGGAGGAGGCCGACAGCTCCGGCGGCTTCGTTCCGGCCAACGCCCCCATGTGA
- a CDS encoding ABC transporter substrate-binding protein, with translation MIRALTRQLVTYPGSTESIGADVEVVPDLAESWEVTPDGKTYTFKLRDGIKFSGATDREITAHDFVYAVKRFPDPNAQVSAITYYNALFDGFREYADEFAKVPTGDLAAVKEFIDTHEISGVTALDDKTLQIKLTEPASDFLDILTLNFVSPLPEEIVSNYFADSLEFRQNYASSGPYYIESYEQGKELRLKKVPDYNGEGDPRKAYADEIVFDTTVASADAASQQLQTGTADIGLYIRAYPANVIAQYKKTDPDHLHSSASGSAVFISWNNPDKPATPGQEALKDLRVRQAFNYALDKADVVRGLGGPDAAQVSDQILTSTIVGYNEDSPYSTPDGKGYPEKAKALLAEAGRENLTVNLAYRTNPEFEKIATSVQNSAKRAGIDVKLTPVPADSWSALNAFLGDKSKVDQWDLAITTWTPDWQGNSARMTLGGWLNSDFAPGGTWNGVTYSNPKLNEAAARAFAAPDPTGDWQETNRIATEDLAWFPLIERVKTVPTSDRVTNWTWQSLGNGADITNIAVTG, from the coding sequence GTGATCCGGGCGCTCACCCGCCAGCTGGTCACCTACCCGGGCAGCACGGAGAGCATCGGCGCTGACGTCGAGGTGGTGCCGGACCTGGCCGAGAGCTGGGAGGTCACCCCGGACGGCAAGACCTACACGTTCAAGCTGCGCGACGGCATCAAGTTCTCCGGGGCCACCGACCGCGAGATCACCGCGCACGACTTCGTCTACGCGGTCAAGCGGTTCCCGGACCCCAACGCCCAGGTCAGCGCGATCACCTACTACAACGCGCTGTTCGACGGATTCCGGGAGTACGCCGACGAATTCGCCAAGGTGCCCACCGGTGATCTGGCGGCGGTCAAGGAGTTCATCGACACCCACGAGATCAGCGGCGTCACCGCGCTCGACGACAAGACGTTGCAGATCAAGCTGACCGAGCCGGCCAGCGACTTCCTCGACATCCTCACGCTGAACTTCGTCAGCCCGCTGCCCGAGGAGATCGTCAGCAACTACTTCGCCGACAGCCTGGAGTTCCGGCAGAACTACGCCTCCAGCGGCCCGTACTACATCGAGTCCTACGAGCAGGGCAAGGAACTGCGGCTCAAGAAGGTGCCGGACTACAACGGTGAGGGCGACCCCCGCAAGGCGTACGCCGACGAGATCGTCTTCGACACCACCGTCGCCTCCGCCGACGCCGCCTCCCAGCAGCTGCAGACCGGCACCGCCGACATCGGCCTGTACATCCGCGCCTACCCGGCCAACGTGATCGCCCAGTACAAGAAGACCGACCCGGATCACCTGCACAGCTCGGCGAGCGGGTCGGCGGTCTTCATCAGCTGGAACAACCCGGACAAGCCCGCCACCCCCGGACAGGAGGCGCTCAAGGATCTGCGGGTGCGCCAGGCGTTCAACTACGCGCTGGACAAGGCCGACGTCGTACGCGGCCTCGGCGGCCCGGACGCCGCACAGGTCAGCGACCAGATCCTGACGTCGACCATCGTCGGCTACAACGAGGACAGCCCGTACTCCACCCCGGACGGCAAGGGCTACCCGGAGAAGGCCAAGGCGCTGCTGGCCGAGGCCGGCAGGGAGAACCTGACGGTCAACCTGGCCTACCGCACCAACCCGGAGTTCGAGAAGATCGCCACCTCGGTGCAGAACTCGGCCAAGCGCGCGGGCATCGACGTGAAGCTCACCCCGGTGCCCGCCGACAGCTGGAGTGCGCTCAACGCGTTCCTCGGCGACAAGTCCAAGGTCGACCAGTGGGATCTGGCGATCACCACCTGGACCCCGGACTGGCAGGGCAACAGCGCCCGGATGACGCTGGGCGGCTGGCTGAACTCCGACTTCGCGCCCGGCGGCACCTGGAACGGCGTCACCTACAGCAACCCGAAGCTCAACGAGGCCGCCGCGCGGGCGTTCGCCGCGCCGGACCCGACCGGGGACTGGCAGGAGACCAACCGCATCGCCACCGAGGACCTGGCCTGGTTCCCGCTGATCGAGCGGGTGAAGACGGTGCCCACCTCCGACCGGGTGACCAACTGGACCTGGCAGTCGCTCGGTAACGGCGCCGACATCACCAACATCGCCGTCACCGGATAG